The window GAACACGGGCCGTAACGGCCCCTCAGGCCTCCGTGCCGTGCAGCGGGAAGCCCGCGATACCGCGCCAGGCCAGCGAGGTCAGCAGGCCGACCGCAGTCTCGCGGGCGACCGGGCTCTCGCTGGAGAGCCAGTAGCGGGCCACGACCTGCGAGACCCCGCCCAGGCCCACGGCCAGCAGCATCGACTCGTCCTTGGACAGGCCGGTGTCCTCGGCGATCACGTCGGAGATGGCCTCGGCGCACTGGAGCGAGACGCGGTCGACGCGCTCGCGCACCGCCGGCTCGTTCGTGAGGTCCGACTCGAAGACCAGCCGGAAGGCGCCGCCCTCCTCCTCCACGTACGCGAAGTAGGCGTCCATCGTGGCCGCCACGCGCAGCTTGTTGTCGGTCGTCGACGCGAGGGCGGTGCGCACGGCGAGCAGCAGGGCCTCGCAGTGCTGGTCCAGCAGCGCCAGGTAAAGGTCCAGCTTGCCCGGGAAGTGCTGGTAGAGCACCGGCTTGCTCACGCCGGCCCGCTCGGCGATGTCGTCCATCGCCGCAGCGTGGTACCCCTGCGCGACGAAGACTTCCTGGGCCGCGCCCAGCAGCTGGTTGCGCCGGGCTCGGCGCGGCAGTCGCGTGCCCCGCGGACGCGCTGCCTCGGTCTGCTCGATGGCTGTCACGCCGCCTCCCACTTTCTCTAAGAACACAGTGCGCTCTGCGCCGCGCCGCCATCGTACTTTTCGGTAACCGAATCTGGAGGGTTCAAGCCGACTTTTCTCGCGGTACGGACGGCCCGGAGGCGCTGGTCAGCGGTTTGATCAGCGGTTTGACCGGCGGTCGGCCGGCTGCGGGTCAGCGGTAGTCGTCCTCGTCCAGCGGGACCACCCGCGCCTGCTCGACGGCATCGCCGTCCGTGGCCTCGCCCGCCGTGCGATCGGTGATCGGGTCGTCCTCGTCCGGCCGGAGATCGGCCAGCTGCTCCGCCACATCCGCCTCGGGCGCCTCAGGATCGAGGGATTCCGGAAACTGCTCCCGGAAGGTGTCCGGCTCCGCAGGGTCGACAGTCATGCCGCTCCCCTCGCTTCCTTGTGCTCACTTACGAGCCTAGGAGGATCGCGGATGCACCGCTATAGGGATCCGGCCCGTGTCTGTGACGGCGAACACAAGAGGAGGAGCGTGATCGTCTCGTAACATTGCCCGCATGTCTTCGACCGAGCTGCCTGGCGTACGCTCCACCGCCGAGCCGTCCTCCCAGGTGGGAGCCGTTCGGCTGGCCGAAGGGGAGCAGCTGCGCACCGTCGCGCTGCCCGGGCTGGAGCTGGCCGTCCGGGACCGCCCACCCCTGCGCACGGGCCTTGCGCCCGCGCTTTTCGTGCACGGACTCGGCGGTTCCTCCCAGAACTGGTCGGCCCTCATGGAGCAGCTGGCCGGCACCGTCGACGGCGAGGCCCTGGACCTGCCGGGCTTCGGCTGGTCCCCGCCGCCCGCCGACCGCAACTACTCCGTCACGGCCTTCGCACGCGCCGTCATCCGGCACCTCGACGCCGCGGACCGCGGCCCGGTCCACCTCTTCGGGAACTCCCTCGGCGGCGCCGTCTCCACCCGCGTCGCGGCCGTCCGGCCCGACCTCGTACGCACCCTGACCCTGGTCTCGCCCGCCCTGCCCGAACTGCGCGTGCAGAGGTCGGCCGTGCCGACCGCGCTGCTCGCCGTGCCCGGGGTGGCCGCACTCTTCAGCCGGATGACGCAGGGGCTCAGCGCCGAGCAGCGCACCCGGGGGGTGACGGCCCTCTGCTACGGAGACCCCTCCCGGGTGACGCCCGAGGGATTCCGCAACGCCGTCGAGGAGATGGAGCGGCGGATGGCCCTGCCGTACTTCTGGGACGCGATGACCCGGTCCTCGCGCGGCATCGTCGATGCCTATACCCTCGGCGGCCAGCACGGACTGTGGCGGCAGGCGCAGCGGGTTCTCGCACCCTCCCTCCTGGTCTACGGTGGCCGGGACCAATTGGTCTCGTACCGCTTGGCGCACAAGGCGGCCTCGGCGTACCGGGGTTCGCGGCTGCTGTGTCTGCCCGAGGCCGGACACGTGGCGATGATGGAGTACCCCGAGGTGGTTGCCGCCGCCTTCCGGGAGCTGTTGAGCGACACCGGGACGGGCGAGAGTGACCGATATACCGAAGACGGCAGAGGCTGAGGACCGTGGGACGACATAGTCGCAAGGCCTCCGCTCCGGCGCCCGCTCCGGCCCCCGCGCGGCCGCAGCCGGAGCCCGAGCCGCTGCCGTACGAGGAACCGCCCGCCGCCTACTGGCCCGAACCGACCGTCACCCACGACGGGTACGCGTCGGCACAGGACCGGTCCTTCGCCGACGCGCGGACCGGGGGGCACCCCCAGCAGTACGAGTCCGGCGGCGCCTGGGGGACCGGCCCCGACGCCGTGTACGGGGACTGGCACGGGGTGCGGCGCCCCTACGGCGCCAACGCCGGCGGGCCGCCCGCCGACTTCCTGGACTCCGGCACCCCGGCCTACGGCACCCCCGCGGTGGGGTTCCCGCAGGTCGGCCCGACACCGCCGTACGCCTCCGGCCCCGTGCCGACGGCCGGCCCCGACCCCGTCACGTCCACCGGGTCCCACCGCCGCGTGCCCGGGCCGCGCAAGCCCGTCGATCCCGTCGGTCCAGTAGGTCCCGTCCTTCCCGAAGGACCGGCCGGGCCGGACGGTCCCTCGGGGTCCGCCGGCGCCGACGAGGAGGCGCCCGGCTCCAGCCGCGGCTCGAAGGTCCGTACGTACACCGGCATGGCCGCCGCGGCCGTCACCACCGTCCTCGCCGTGGTCGTCGCGGGCCAGGTCATCACCGAGGGCGACGGCGCCCGGATCGGCGCGCAGCCCGCCTCCGGCGACAGCCGTACCGGCGAGGCCGCCTCCCGCTCGGACGACCGTCCGACGCCGCCGCAGGCCGCCGTGCCGGCCGGGCCCGCGGCGCCGTCCGCCGTCGCGCCGCCGCCGGAGCTGACGTACGAGCAGAAGATGGCGGAGCAGCTGCCGATCGACGCGAAGCTCGCCGGTCCCGGGACCTTCGACACCGTGCCCGGTGTGGCCAAGGCCCCCGGCAAGGGCAAGCTGGTGCGCTACCGGGTCGACACCGAGCAGGGCCTGGGCCTGGACCCGCAGCTCTTCGCCGAGGCCGTCCACCGCACCCTCAACGACCCGCGCAGCTGGGCCCACGGGGGTGCCATGACCTTCGAGCGGGTACCGGGCGGCGAGGCCGATTTCGTGATCACCCTGGCCAGTCCCGGGACCACCGGGGTCTGGTGCGCCAAGTCCGACCTGGACACCACCGTCGACAACGTCTCCTGCGACTCCGCCTCGACCGAGCGCGTGATGATCAACGCGTTCCGGTGGGCGCAGGGCTCCGCGACGTACGGACCGGACCAGATGTTCGCCTACCGGCAGATGCTCATCAACCACGAGGTCGGCCACCGGCTCGGACACGGGCACGTGAACTGCCGCACGCCGGGCGCGCTCGCGCCGATCATGCAGCAGCAGACCAAGTCCCTCGACATCAACGGAGTCCAGTGCAAGGCCAACCCGTGGGTGCACCCCGGTAGTTGACCAGCGCGGCCGGGTCCCCGCCCGCCGGCCGGGCGGGGACCCGCGTTGACAATCCGTCCGATCATCGGCAATCGTTCTCCGCATGTCGCACCACCACACCATGACCGCGAGCGCCGCCATTGAGCTGGCGCTGCTTGGTGTGACCGCGCACAGCGTGGCCGACATCCTCTGTCGCTGAGCCTGCCCGCAAGCGCCGCGACCCTTTTCGAGTTCCTTCGCCGCGCCCGGGTGTACGTACGCCCGCAGGCGCGGCTTTCTCATGCTCCGGTGCCGGATCCGGCACCGTCGTCGACCGCTGCCCCTCGCGTGGCCCTTCCGCCCTTCCTTCACGCCGAGAGGTCAACACACCCATGTCTTCCGCCGGACCTGCCCGTCATCTCACAGCGCGCCGCGTGGCCGCCGTCACCGTCAGCCTCGTCCTGGCCGGGGGCGCCGCGGCCTGCGGGCCCAAGGACGGTGCGGACAAGGCCGGTTCGGGCGCCAAGCCGGGCGCCGCCGGGGGTGCGCCGCAGAAGGGCGGCACCCTGAGCGTCCTCAACTCCGAGCCGCAGAGCGACTTCGACCCGGCCCGGCTCTACACCTCGGGCGGCGGAAACGTTCCCTCGCTGGTCTTCCGCACCCTGACCACCCGCAACCGCGAGGACGGCCCGGCCGGCACCAAGGTCGTGCCCGACCTGGCCACCGACACCGGAAAGCCCAACGCCGACGCCACCGAGTGGACGTACACGCTCAAGGACGGGCTGAAGTACGAGGACGGCTCCCCGATCACCACCGCCGACATCAAGTACGGCATCGAACGGTCCTTCGCCGCCGAGCTGTCGGGCGGAGCCCCGTACCTGCGGGACTGGCTGGTCGGCGGGGAGAGCTACGAGGGCCCCTACAAGGACGGCGGCAAGGGCCTCGACTCGATCCTCGTACCCGACGCGAAGACGATCGTCTTCAAACTCCGCAAGCCCGAGGGCGAATTCCCCTTCGTCGCCACGCAGACGCAGTTCGCACCCGTCCCCAGGGCCAAGGACACCGGGGTCACGTACGAGGAACACCCCGTCTCCTCCGGCCCGTACAAGGTCGTCAAGAACGACAACGACGGCGAGCACCTCACCCTGGAGCGCAACGAGCACTGGGACGAGAAGACCGACGAGGAGCGCAAGGCCTACCCGGACAGGATCGACGTCCGCTCCGGCCTGGACGCGGCCGTCATCAACCAGAGACTGACCACCAGCTCCGGTCCCGACGCCGCCGCCGTCACCACCGACACCAACCTCGGCCCGGCCGAGCTCGCCCGGATCGGCGACTCCGCCGACAAGAACGAGCTCGCCGGACGCGTCGGCACCGGCCACTTCGGCTACGTCAACTACCTGGCCTTCAACCCGAAGGTGGCCCCCTTCGACAATCCGAAGGTGCGCCAGGCCATCTCCTACGCCATCAACCGCACCAGCGTCGTCAACGCCGCCGGAGGATCCGCGCTGGCCGAACCGGCCACCACCTTCCTGCCCGAGCGCGAGGCCTTCGGCTTCACCCCCTACGACCACTTCCCGGCGGGGAAGACCGGCGACCCGGCCAAGGCCAAGCAGCTGCTGGCGGAGGCGGGCTTCCCCGACGGCGTCACCGTCACCCTGACCCACTCCACCGCGCAGAACCGCCAGACCAGCCCCGAGGTCGCCACCGCCGTGCAGCAGGCGCTCGCCGCCGCCGGGATCACCGTCAAGCTGGAGGGCCTGGAGAACAACGCCTTCAACGAGAAGCGCTGGGACGTCAAGAACACCCCCGGCTTCTTCCTCTCCCGCTGGGGCGCCGACTGGCCCTCCGGCGCCCCCTTCCTCGCGCCGATCTTCGACGGCCGGCAGATCGTGACCAACGGCTCCAACTACAACCACGCGCAGCTCAACGACCCGGCCGTGAACGCCGAGATCGACGAGATCGCCAAGCTGACCGACCTCGCGGCCGCCGGCAAGCGCTGGGGAGCACTCGACAAGAAGATCGGCGAGCAGGCCCTGGCCGTGCCGCTCTTCCACCCGGTCTACAAGCGACTCGTCGGCAAGGACGTCAAGAACGTCGTCATCAGCGACTGGACCGGCGTCCTCGACGTCTCGCAGGTCTCCGTCAAGTGAGCGTCGCCCTGAAGCAGCCGGCACCCGACCTGCCGGTGCCCGCGTCCGGGGCGATCGCCCCGGGCGCGGGCACCGCGCGCCAGGTCTGGCGGCGCGTGCGCCGCCGGCCGGCGGCCCTCGTGGCCGCCGGGGTGCTCGCCCTGCTCGTCCTCCTCGCCCTCGCCGCGCCGCTGCTCGCGCAGCTCACCGGCCAGGACCCGAACACCTACCACGACGACCTCGTCGACTCCGCGCGCGGCGGGGTCCCGCTCGGCTCCTTCGGCGGGATCTCCGCCGACCACTGGCTCGGCGTGGAACCGGGCACCGGCCGCGACCTGCTGACCCGGCTTCTTCACGGCGCCCGCATCTCGCTGCTCGTCGCCCTCGGGGCCGTCGTCGTCCAGACGCTCGTCGGCGTGGGCGTCGGACTCGCCGCCGCGCTCGGCGGCCGCCTCGCGGGCCAGCTCATCGGCCGGTTCACCGACGTGATGATCGCGCTGCCGATGCTGGTGATCGGTATCGCCCTCACCGCGGTCGTCCCGCCCGACTTCCCGCGGCCGCTGCTGCTGATCCTCGTCATCGGACTGCTCGACTGGGGCGGCACCGCCCGGATGGTGCGCGCCCAGGCCCTCGCCCTGCGCGGCCTCGACTTCGTCGACGCCGCCCGCCTCTCGGGCAGGGGACCGGTGGCCGTCGCCCGCCGCGAGCTGCTGCCCTCGCTGGCCGCGCCCGTCATCACCTACGCCGCGATCAAGGTGCCCACCGCCATCGTCGCCGAGGCCTCGCTGTCCTTCCTCGGCGTCGGCGTGAAGCCGCCCACGCCCTCCTGGGGGCAGATGCTCGCCGGCGCACAGACCTGGTTCCGCGCCGACCCGGCCTACGTCCTGCTCCCCGCCGGGCTGCTGTTCGTCACCGTTCTCGCCTTCACCGTGCTCGGCGACGCCGTCCGCACGGCCCTCGACCCGCGCGAAGGCTCCCGCCTGCGGGTCGGCACCGACAAGGAGCGCAGGGCGTGACCCTCTTCGTACTCAAACGGACCGGCGGCGCACTCCTCGTGCTGCTCACCCTGTCCGTCATCGTCTACGCCCTCTTCTACCTCGCCCCCGGCGACCCCGCCCGCCTCGCCTGCGGGGAGCGCTGCAACCCGGCGCAGATCGCCCAGGTCCGCGAACAGCTCGGGCTGAACGATTCCGCCCCCACCCAGTACCTGCACTTCCTCCAGGGGCTGCTGGCCGGCCGCGACCACTCCGGCGGAGCCGGGCTCGTCCTGCACTGCGACGCGCCCTGCCTGGGATTCTCGTACCAGAACGACCAGCAGGTCACCGAGCTGATCCTGGACCGACTGCCCGCCACATTGTCGCTGGCGCTGGGCGCGCTGGTGATCTGGCTGGTCGTCGGCGTCGGCACCGGGCTGCTGTCCGCGCTGCGCCGCGGCGGCATCACCGAACGGGCGCTGACCGTCCTCACGCTCGCCGGGACCGGCACCCCCGTCTTCATCCTGGGGCTGCTGCTGCTCATGACCGTCTGCGCCCACCTCCAGTGGCTGCCCTTCCCGACGTACGTGCCGCTGAGCGAGGACCCCGAGCAGTGGGCCTGGAACCTGCTCCTGCCCTGGGTCACCCTCGGCTTCTTCGAGAGCGCCAAGTACGCCCGTCTCACCCGCAGTTCGACCCTGGAGACGCTCGCCGAGGACCACATCCGCACCTTCCGCGCCTACGGGGTGGGGGAGCGGGCCGTCGTCACCCGGCACGCGGTGCGCGGCGCCGTGGCCCCCGTGATCGCGCTCAGCGCCGTGGACTTCGGCACGATGATCGGCGGCGCCGTGCTGACGGAGTCGCTGTTCGGGATCCCCGGCCTCGGCAAGACCCTCATCGACGGGGTGCGCGTCGTGGACCTGCCCGTCGTGGTGGGCGTCGTCCTCACGATCGGCACGGCCGTGGTCCTCGCGGGCGCGATCGCCGACCTGCTGTACGCCGCCGCGGACCGAAGGGTGACCCTCGCATGACGCACTCGCTGGTGGAGGTCACCGACCTCGTCGTCGAATTCCCGGTCGGCGGGGCGGGGGAGCACGTACGGGCCGTGGACGGGGTCTCCTTCACCCTGGAGGCCGGCCGGGCCCTGGGCATCGTGGGCGAGTCCGGCAGCGGCAAGTCCACCGTGGCCACCGCCCTGCTCGGACTGCACCGCGGTACGGGCGCCCGCCTCGGCGGAACCGTCCGGGTGGGCGGCACCGACGTGGCCACCGCGTCGGCGGCCGAACTGCGCCGGCTGCGCGGCGGGACCGCCGCCATGGTCTTCCAGGACCCGCTGAGCGCCCTGGACCCGTACTACGCCATCGGCGACCAGATCGCCGAGGTCCACCGGATCCACGCGGACGTCTCCCGGCGGGCCGCCCGGGCCCGGGCCGTCGAGGTGCTCGACCGGGTGGGCATCCCGGACGCGGTACGCCGCTCCCGCGCCAGGCCGCACGAGTTCAGCGGCGGCATGCGGCAACGGGCCCTCATCGCCATGGCGCTGGCCTGCGAGCCGCGGCTGCTGATCGCCGACGAGCCGACCACCGCACTGGACGTCACCGTCCAGGCCCAGATACTCGACCTGCTGCACGGGCTGCGCGAGGAGCGCGGGCTCGGGCTGCTGCTGGTCACCCATGACGTGGGGGTGGCGGCGGAGAGCGTGGACGAGGTGCTGGTCATGCGGGGTGGCGGCGCCGTCGAGCGGGGGGCGGTGGCTTCCGTCCTGGCCGCACCGGTGGAGGCGTACACGCGGGCCCTGCTGGCGGCGGTGCCGAGGCTGGACGGGCCGCGCCGTTCCCGGGGATCCGCCCCGGACCCCGAGCCTCGAACGCCGACGGGGCCGGAGGTGCCGCCGGCCGGGGAAGGGGCGCCCGTTGTCGAGGCCTTCGCGTTGCGACGGGAGTTCGGGCGGGGGCGGCGCAGGGTCACAGCCGTCGCCGGGGTGTCCCTCGCCGTGCACGCCGGGGAGACGCTGGGGATCGTCGGCGAGAGCGGCTCCGGCAAGAGCACGCTCGGGAGGATGCTCGTCGGCCTCCTGGAGCCCGGCTCCGGGCAGCTGCGCCGCGACGGCGCCGAGGTCACCGGCGTCGCGAGCGGTGTGCAAATGGTGTTCCAGGACCCCGTGTCCTCCCTCAACCCGCGCCGCTCCATCGGCGAGTCCATCGCCGACCCGTTGCGCGCCGCCGGGGAACGGAACGAGGCGGCCGTACGGGCCCGGGTGGAGGAGCTGCTGCTGCGCGTCGGGCTGGAGGCCGAGCACTACGACCGCTACCCGCACGAGTTCAGCGGCGGCCAGCGCCAGCGGGTGGGCATCGCACGGGCGCTGGCGCCGCGGCCCCGGCTGATCGTCTGCGACGAGCCGGTCTCCGCCCTCGACGTGACCACCCAGGCGCAGGTCACCGCCCTGCTCGCGGAGCTCCAGCGGGAGCTCGGCATCGCCCTGGTCTTCATCGCGCACGACCTGGCGGTGGTCCGGCAGGTCAGCGACCGGGTGGCCGTCATGCGGGCCGGCGAGATCGTCGAGGAAGGCCCGGTCGACCAGGTCTACGACCGCCCGGCCCACGCCTACACCCGGCAGCTGCTGGCCGCCGTACCGGCCCTGGATCCCGGGCGGGCCGCCGATCGCCGCAGGACGCGGCAGGAGGTCTTCGCGTAGCCGGGCTACCGGTGGGCCCGCTGCGGTCCGGCCCCGTTCCGAGGCTGTACTTCTAGCGTGCTCGAACGCGAACCGTACGGGAAAGTTACGACTCTTCACCCCTTCCGGTGGCGCGACGGACAACCGTCCGTCGCGCCTTCGGCATATCCGCTTGAGTTCTCCCGCGGCGGGTCGCCTGACCGAACGGCGACCGCCTGAACGGGAGATCGGGGGTGCCACTCGTGCGGATCGGACTGCTCACGGAAGGTGGTTATCCGTATGCGACGGGAGAGGCGAGGCTGTGGTGCGACCGGCTCGTGCGCGGGCTCCCGCAGCACGAGTTCGAGATCTACGCACTGAGCCGCAGCGCCGAGCAGGAGCGCACCCGGGTGCCACTGCCCGAGAACGCCGTCCGGGTCCGGACGGCCCCCCTGTGGGCCCCCGCCGACGACGGGCGCAGCTACTCCCGGCGTGAACGCCGCCGGTTCGTGGACTGCTTCAAGGAGCTGGTCCACGGGATCTGCGCCGGTGAGCCGGAGCCCTTCGCCGCCGGCCTGTACGGGCTCGCCGGACTCGCCCGCGAACAGGGCGGGATGTACGCGGCCCTGCGCTCCGAGTCCGCCGTGCGGGCCCTGGAGTCCGCCTGCCGGGCGCCCGGCGCCGCACGGACCGTACGGACGGCGCAGGTGACCGACCTGCTGGAGTTCGTCGACGAACTGGAAGTCATGCTGCGGCCGTTGTCCCTCGACTGGTACGAGGAGAACTCCGAGCCCGGTGGCCTCGGCGAGGCCGACATCTGCCACGCGGCCGCGGGCGGGGTGGCAGCGCTCCCCGGACTCCTGGCCAAACGCTTCTTCGGGGTCCCGCTCCTGGTCACCGAGTACGGGGTGCAGCTGCGGGCCCACTACCTGGCCCAGCTCGACACCCGGAGCGAGCCGGAGACCCGCCCCGCCGTACGGGCCCTGCTCGCGGCCTTCCACCTGCGGCTGGCCACCGAGATCTACGCCCGGGCCGACTTCCTGACCCCCGGGAACGCGCACGCCCGGCGCTGGCAGGAGCGGTGCGGGGCCACCCGGGAACGGCTGCGGACCGTCTATCCCGGGATGGAGGCGGACCGATTCGCCACCGTCGGGGAGGCCGCGGACTGCGGGGACCCCGACACGCTGGTGTGGGTCGGCCGGGTGGAGCCCGCCAAGGACCTCATCGCGCTGCTGCACGCCTTCGCCGAGGTCCGCCGGGCCGCGCCCGGCACCCGGCTGCGGATCTTCGCCACCGCCGTGGCCCCCGGCTACCTGACCGACTGCCGTTCCCTGGCGGCCCAGTTGTTCCCCGACGAGGCCGCCGACACGGTCACCGTGGGGGAGAACCCGGTCTCCTTCGAGGAGATCGGCGGACCCGACGCCCCCACCACGGCCGAGGCGTACGGTGCCGGGCGCGTCGTCGTGCTGTCCTCCGTGATCGAGGGCTTCCCGGTCACCCTCGCCGAGGCGATGCTCTGCGGGCGCGCCACCGTCTCCACCGACGTCGGCGCGGTCTGCGAGGTCATCGGCGGCACCGGCCTCGTGGTCCCGCCCCGCAATCCCCGGGCGCTCGCCGAGGCCTGCCTGTCGCTGCTGCAGGACCCCGAGCGGGCGCAGCGGCTCGGCGCCGCCGCCCGGGCCCGGGCCCTGGAGCTCTTCACCGTCGAGCAGAACGTGGCCGCCTTCCAGGAGATCTACCTGCGGCTGCTGGCCAAGGGCTCCGCGCGGCCGGACGGCGGGATCCCCTTCGCCCGGCCCCCGGAGGCCCGGGTGCCCGGCCACTGGACCAGCCCGACGTGGGCTCCCGCCCCGGAGGCGAGCGTATGACCACCGTCGACCCCGAGATCTCGGCCCCGGCGCCGCCGGAGAGCGCGGCCGCCGGTCCGGCCCGGAACCCTGCCGCGGGCACCGGCCCCTCCGCCGCCCGGCGCAAGGCCGCCGGGGATCCCGTCAAGGCCCTGCTGCACCGTCACCGGGACCTGTGCGAGCGGGCCGTGGACCCGCTGGAGATCGCCGCCGGGCTGGAGGCCCACGGCATCACCGACCGCACCGCCGCCCGCTTCCGGCACCGGGACGTCTTCTCCCTCGCCGAGGAGCTGTATGCGCGCAGCCCCCACGAGGAGGTCTCCGCGGCCGCGCCCGCCCTGGTCCCGGCCGGCCCCGCCGCCTTCCGCGGCTTCGGCTACGCGCTGCTGCCCGCCGCCCTCGCCTGCTCCGCGGCCGCCGCCGGGCAGGTGTGGGCCGGGGCCGCCGCCGCGGCCGCCGTCGCCGCCGCCCTGGTGTGGCCCGGGCGGGCCGCCGGGGGCCGGTTCCCCTACGCGGCGCACCTGCTGGCCGCGGCCGTCGCCGGCTGGGCCGTGTACCGCCACGGCACCGCCCTCGCGGTCGGCCTCGCGCTGGCCGTCGTCCCCGGGCACCTGGCCGCCGTCGCCTTCGCCGCCGGGGGCAGGGCCCGGCTCGACGGGAGCCGCGCCCTGGAGGACTTCGCCGACCGGACCCGTCCGCTGCTGGTGGCGGCCGTCGCCGTGTTCACCGGGGCAGCGGCCGGGGCCGCCGCACTCGCCGGGACACCGCTGCCGGTGGCCGTGCCGCTCGCCCTGCTGCTGTTCCTGACCCGGCTCCTGCTGCGGCACGGCGCGCACCGCGCACCGCTCGGCGCCGCCCTCGCCCTCGCCCTGGTGCCCGTCCCGGAGGCGGCCCTCGCCGCCGCGGCCGGACTCCTCGTACACGCCGTCCTCGCCCTGTCCCGCGCATCCGCGCATGCGAGGCCCTGACGTCCCCGGGACGTCCCCAGACCTTCGGAGCCGACGCCGAGGCGCTTTACCCGTACCCCGCCCCACCCGTCCGTCCACCCGTCCGCAAGGAGAAACAGACATGACCGGCCAGCCAACCAACCAAGGGGTCACGCGATGAGGGTGCTGCTGATCGGAGCCAACGGATACCTCGGCCGCTACGTCGCCGACCGGCTGCTCGCCGACCCCGCCGTCCAGCTCACCGCGCTCGGCCGCGGCGACGACGCCGACGTCCGCTTCGACCTCGCCAC is drawn from Streptomyces sp. NBC_01232 and contains these coding sequences:
- the pelF gene encoding GT4 family glycosyltransferase PelF, whose protein sequence is MRIGLLTEGGYPYATGEARLWCDRLVRGLPQHEFEIYALSRSAEQERTRVPLPENAVRVRTAPLWAPADDGRSYSRRERRRFVDCFKELVHGICAGEPEPFAAGLYGLAGLAREQGGMYAALRSESAVRALESACRAPGAARTVRTAQVTDLLEFVDELEVMLRPLSLDWYEENSEPGGLGEADICHAAAGGVAALPGLLAKRFFGVPLLVTEYGVQLRAHYLAQLDTRSEPETRPAVRALLAAFHLRLATEIYARADFLTPGNAHARRWQERCGATRERLRTVYPGMEADRFATVGEAADCGDPDTLVWVGRVEPAKDLIALLHAFAEVRRAAPGTRLRIFATAVAPGYLTDCRSLAAQLFPDEAADTVTVGENPVSFEEIGGPDAPTTAEAYGAGRVVVLSSVIEGFPVTLAEAMLCGRATVSTDVGAVCEVIGGTGLVVPPRNPRALAEACLSLLQDPERAQRLGAAARARALELFTVEQNVAAFQEIYLRLLAKGSARPDGGIPFARPPEARVPGHWTSPTWAPAPEASV